CCTTCAAATGTAATGATAcgtgaaggaaaacaaaaaatattatataataataataaacaaatatattttataaggattaaaataaaacaaaatgacaTATTTGCATGGACAAAGATTATTTAAGTTtcacattaaatattaaagtaaagacttaaatattaaaatagagcctcaaattaaatattaaaatatgtacATTTAATAATGTGATAAtttaacataatcaaatttttgtaaaatcctattatgaaaaataatttatcaggaTTGCTATTGTTGTCACACTATTACTATATTGTGGTTGCGGTTGCCAGTGTATCtacattattatcatcattattatcgTAGTCATCATTATTATATCACTATTACTATCACTTGCGGTTGCCAGTGTATCtacattattatcatcattattattgtaGTCATCATTATTATATCACTATTACTATCACTTTCAACACCATTAGTAATATTTTGATTActgttactattattattattatcactttCATTGAGAAGACAATAAATGATGGAGTTTGAAGGAATATgtgaaaaaagagattaaaaaaaagaattcgaagatgaaaggaaagatgtaaataaattaatattaaaatatttattttatttaatacataattaaaatttaaatatttattcatccCAACAAatatgtctttttttattttaattcctaaaaattatatttgattcaatttttgttacgctaagttaataataatatgacATCCCATGTCGAGGTGACGTACTAATATCATCAAGGGATGACATATCATATTCATTATTAGTCTATTTACCAcatcataatttataatatggtcttaaaaatatattgaagctTTATTTTTCTATTGCGTTCCTGTCTGTCTGTTTCCCCCAGGTTATATACACTCATCCATTGTGGAATCGTCATTTtagtgagaaaaaataaaatcgtAAAGTCTTGAGCACATTCTCGTACAAGACCAAAATTCTAACAGAACTACATTTAGCATTGGCATTCAGAAATATAAAACACAACGACGCCGATAACCCTAGTGGAGGGAATAAAGTCGATCGAGGAACAGGCAGCatcacaagaaaagaaaaaaaataaaagaaagttgACGGAATATCCATAGTTACACACCGTAAGTTGGTGGATATGACCCGATCCGATCTTAATCGGGTGGGTCCTCACGCACCGGGAGCTGCATCTTTGACCTTACTCTGCAAATAGCCGCCGTATTCCCTGGCGTAGTCTTTGACGTGGCTGGCGGTGTCGTAAATGCGGCTCCGCGCGTAGTCGACGCGGTCGGAACCGGGCGGGTGGAGCCCCCTGAAGTAACGGTACATCCACGACAGCGCGGCCACGAGTGCAACGCCGAAACCGCACACGGACAAGAACCCTGCGGTGACGATGAATAAGAGGGTGCCGGCTGGGACCCACACTGGGCTTGATACGATGATTAAGGGGAGGAAAAATATGAGGCCCAGGACGGCCCCTGCGACGGTTAGGCCCGTCAGGAGGAGGAAGACGGAGGCGGTTACGAGGAGGGGTAAGATGCCGGCGAGCTGGGTTGAGTTGGGGGCCCGGTCCTGGAGTTTTTGGAGAAACGCGGCTGAGAGGGAGGGGGGTGGGGCAGTGGCTCTGTGGGCTTGGGCCGGGCTTGGGTATTGGTCCGCCATGGTGGAAGGGAAGGTTGGAGCTGTTGTGTGAGATCGAGAAGGGAAGGGAGTGATTAAGGGAATGAAGGGGGAGTATCTAAAACGGACAGGTGTGGCGTGTGGGCTGAAGAGTGCTGTTTTGGTGACATGCAAGGGGTTACGTGGAGGTGCTGGGATAGATCACTCCTTCAGACTcagactttttcttttttactttttctctcCAAGAATATCACCTCTATTCTCGCACACTCAACAACTCTGCGtgtactactactactactactactactactttgCAATTGCAATAGTATTAAGCTGTTTATTATCGTTTGctaaatgtttaattattatttttactattttaactGTCATTTTTTCCCCATAAACATATAGTCTTTTCAGTTATGGTGCTGtatccaaacaaacaaacaaacagacaATATTAATAAAgggacactttttttttcatatttgattttTCAAGCAGGCACAAAATGGGGAGAGTTCCATCGTTAAGttgaatatttgatttttctctGGGTTAGAAATTTCCAGAATTCCGAACTGTACATGATTATATTAATATGATACAGGTTCTTAAGAACAAAACACCCACCAGTTACCCCTCTTCTAAGTTGAAGTGGCAATGAGCCAAAGTCAAGATATAATCTAACAGTGCTGCCATCTTCTATCACTATTTTTGCTTCTTGTCAGAACTTGAAGGACTATTATCTGTTGCAGCAGCTGCAGCTGCCAATTTCATCAACCGCTCATAATCTATCTCAGTTGATTTAAACTTAAACTTGACGCCAACCTGAATCCATGACTTGATGCAAAGAATAGCTTGTGTGCTATCATGTGGCATACAGATTCGTTGCTTGTCAATTTCATCACCCTTGCCACAGAAAAGTTCTTCAGGCACAACTGAAGTTGCCTGCACAGCCAGGAAATCTCTAGCCATCACAGATAGTCGAGGGTAGCGTGTACTGTTGACCTTCCACCACTCTAAGACATCTGCTGGTATTGGAGCTGGAGCCTCTGATAGGTACTGTGTAAGCTCATCAGTGGCAAAGCTCATGCTTATCCTTCGCTTCTTGCGTGCTATCTCCTCAGCAAAGGAAAAGCTTCCTCCATCTTCAATTTCTTGAGCATTGTATCCAGAACTCATGGATGAGAAATGGCTGGTTGAATAATTTCTCATAAAATGGGTTCTTGCTTCATCCAGAAAGTTTTCTGAGTTTAAACTATCAGGGACCAGGTCTCCCTTTATTCGAGGATCTAGAATTGCTGTCATATAAGTAAACACGTTGCAAACTTGATTAATATAACTTCTGGCTTTTTTAGCCATTTCTTCTGCAGCATTTTTTAGCCATTCTGGGCTGAGACGTGATTCTCTGAAGGAAGTAATTGTTTCTGAGATGTGATCCATGAAGAAAAGGACAAGCCCAATCGTTGGCACCTTACTTGTGCAGATGTTGTTTGTGGTTTTGTAAAATGGTTCAAGATATTGATGCATGATGCTAACCGCACTTTTGTCAGAAGATCCCAGCAACATCCTACTGCCTAGCACTTCCTCGTATTTACGAATAACAGCATCCACTGATTTACCTGCCTGCACCATgaaatatatacattattttttaactgtTCCATTGCTCTGATTTTGATGGCAATGTCATACATGGGATGCAtcacaaattcaaaagatatctTAATATATTCTTACAACTCAATTCACACGAGTGACTGACGTTTAATATATTCAACTCAATTAACACAAGTGACACAACATGCTATATTGTTGTAGTAAACAAATTGAAATCAGATCAACATCAACACAGGCTGAACTCATCAGCAAACAGAGAAAAATTCTTGCAGTTATTAGACAAGCAAATATGGGACACTTCATGCAAAAAAAGCCATTCAAAATCCAAGTTTTGTCTAGCAGTACCTTTTCTTTTATGATTCTTATGCTAATTAACTAAAGCAGTTGAAACTATGAAGGTTTACCTTGCGAACAAGATCAATCATTTGGTAGTTTCCACTCCACCTTGCTGAAACATCAAGAGGAAATTTCCAAATACCTTCTTGATAAGCTGTggataattgaataaaatcctCAGAGATCACTGGTGAGGCGTTTAACTCTATGGCAAACTCCCGTATCTTAGAAATGACTTGTTTTGCGGATCTCAATCCATCATCTATTATCGCATTCAAATTTCGAGCAGCACAGGGAATATAACAGAACGGCCCTATTTTCTGACCATCCAAGTCCTCTTTCAAAGTATGGCAGGCATGCATGGCACTTGTACTATTATCATGGGTACAAGACAGGATTCTGTTTTcaatattgtaaaatttaagAACTTTTACGAGGGAACGATAGATCTCTGCACCCCCACATGGATAGGGTATGCGACAGATATCAAGAAGCAACTTCTGGAAGCACCAGTTTTCGTCGATCCACTGACATGTTACACTCATATAGTAGACCTGTTCAAAGGAGGTCCAGAAATCAAGTGTAATGGACAACTTGGAAGAAACCTGTTCCAACAATGCTCTTACATCTTCCCTCATGCTTCTGAAAACTTCATCAAGTACAGTTCTATACTTGTCACTTGGCCACAATTGTATTGATGGATTTAGAAACTTGTAGGAATTCACAAGCCACTTCTCTTCAAGAGTTGAAGGAGGGAGAGAAGCTAAAATAAGCCACCTAATGAGCAACCAATTTAGATGATCATAATCCACCTGGTTTGCTTTTCCATGAGGTTGGGACTTCTTGACCACAGTGGCAGGTCGTGCCGCTGCATTGCTGACAGCTTCCCCTGACTTGTCATAACCTGGATGACGATTAGCAAGATGCCTTCCCAAATTGCCTTCATGAGCAAAGGAACGTTAGTGGATGGAGGTGCAAGGAAGAACAATTACTAGGCAGTAAAATATTTGTAACCAAGAATGCTACAATTTAAAATTGAGCAAGCTtcacataagaaaataaaagggcAAATATGAAACAGTTAACTTGATAAAATGCCAATAGCTTGTAATCTTCACATAACAATGGGTTGTGATGAATAAACCTAAGTGATGAAATGATACAGAA
This genomic interval from Glycine max cultivar Williams 82 chromosome 5, Glycine_max_v4.0, whole genome shotgun sequence contains the following:
- the LOC100809872 gene encoding oleosin G, whose protein sequence is MADQYPSPAQAHRATAPPPSLSAAFLQKLQDRAPNSTQLAGILPLLVTASVFLLLTGLTVAGAVLGLIFFLPLIIVSSPVWVPAGTLLFIVTAGFLSVCGFGVALVAALSWMYRYFRGLHPPGSDRVDYARSRIYDTASHVKDYAREYGGYLQSKVKDAAPGA